The proteins below come from a single Nocardiopsis gilva YIM 90087 genomic window:
- the mgrA gene encoding L-glyceraldehyde 3-phosphate reductase, with amino-acid sequence MVREADVPRIDVPSAGVYQAEADRYDGRMPYRRSGRSGLDLPEISLGLWQNFGDNKPLATQRAVLRRAFDLGVTHFDLANNYGPPPGSAELNFGRILREDFRAYRDELVISTKAGYQMWPGPYGSGGGSRKYLLASLDQSLGRMGLDHVDIFYSHCADATTPLEETMSALDTAVKSGKALYAGISSYSAERTAEAAAILRDMGTPLLIHQPSYSMVNRWIDDQNLLDVLESEGVGCIVFSPLAQGLLTDRYLHGIPEDSRLRTGKAFKPDWLNEETLNRIRALNDIAQRRGQSLAQLAITWALRDNRVTSALIGASSVEQLEANVAAVRGPRLTEDELAEIDKYAVDLGVNIWQRSSDS; translated from the coding sequence ATGGTGCGAGAAGCAGACGTTCCCCGAATCGACGTTCCGAGCGCTGGCGTCTACCAAGCGGAAGCCGATCGCTACGACGGCCGGATGCCCTACCGCCGCAGCGGACGCAGCGGTCTCGACCTGCCCGAGATCTCCCTGGGCCTGTGGCAGAACTTCGGCGACAACAAGCCGCTGGCCACGCAGCGGGCGGTGCTGCGCCGTGCGTTCGACCTCGGGGTCACCCACTTCGACCTGGCCAACAACTACGGCCCGCCGCCTGGCTCGGCCGAGCTCAACTTCGGCCGGATCCTCCGCGAGGACTTCCGCGCCTACCGCGACGAGCTGGTCATCTCCACCAAGGCCGGGTACCAGATGTGGCCCGGCCCCTACGGCAGCGGCGGAGGCTCTCGCAAGTACCTGCTCGCCAGCCTGGACCAGTCCCTGGGGCGGATGGGCCTCGACCACGTCGACATCTTCTACAGCCACTGCGCGGATGCCACGACCCCGCTCGAAGAGACGATGTCGGCCCTGGACACCGCCGTGAAGTCGGGCAAGGCGCTGTACGCGGGCATCTCCTCCTACTCCGCCGAGCGGACTGCCGAGGCCGCCGCGATCCTGCGCGACATGGGCACCCCGCTGCTGATCCACCAGCCGTCCTACTCGATGGTCAACCGGTGGATCGACGACCAGAACCTCCTCGACGTCCTGGAAAGCGAGGGTGTCGGCTGCATCGTCTTCTCCCCACTGGCCCAGGGCCTGCTGACCGACCGCTACCTGCACGGCATCCCCGAGGACTCCCGTCTGCGCACCGGCAAGGCCTTCAAACCGGACTGGCTCAACGAGGAGACCCTGAACCGGATCCGTGCCCTCAACGACATCGCCCAGCGCCGCGGCCAGTCCCTGGCCCAACTCGCCATCACCTGGGCCCTGCGCGACAACCGGGTGACCTCGGCCCTCATCGGCGCCAGCAGCGTCGAACAACTGGAAGCCAACGTCGCAGCGGTCCGCGGCCCGCGCCTCACGGAGGACGAGCTGGCCGAGATCGACAAGTACGCGGTCGACCTCGGCGTCAACATCTGGCAGCGGTCGAGCGACAGCTGA
- a CDS encoding Uma2 family endonuclease: protein MPVEARELPTLGEKDDIRRLAWRLNVPEGLRVEVLGGAVMVSPLPVPKHYVIGNRIHTQLHWQLSGQRMPTMNGPGIAPDIDRGDYAVPDLTVAPTARFYEDAALVPASDIDLVGEIVSRENARRDTLVLPDIYADWEIPVYLLVDPRTGEITLFTEPKNGAYIHRECFRFGEEVSLPTSLDSIRLSTADFPRYRKS from the coding sequence ATGCCTGTGGAAGCGCGAGAGTTGCCGACGCTTGGCGAGAAGGACGACATACGCCGGCTGGCGTGGCGGCTCAACGTCCCCGAGGGTCTCCGAGTGGAGGTCCTCGGAGGAGCCGTCATGGTGTCGCCGCTGCCGGTGCCCAAGCACTACGTGATCGGGAACCGAATCCACACCCAGCTGCATTGGCAACTGAGTGGTCAACGCATGCCCACCATGAACGGACCCGGGATCGCGCCCGACATCGACCGGGGCGACTACGCGGTCCCCGACCTGACCGTGGCGCCCACCGCGCGGTTCTATGAGGACGCGGCACTGGTTCCCGCGTCCGACATCGATCTCGTGGGGGAGATCGTCTCCAGGGAGAACGCACGGAGGGACACCCTGGTGCTTCCCGATATCTACGCGGATTGGGAAATCCCCGTCTACCTCCTGGTCGATCCCCGGACCGGCGAGATTACGCTCTTCACCGAGCCCAAGAACGGTGCGTACATCCACCGGGAGTGCTTCCGGTTCGGCGAGGAGGTAAGCCTGCCGACGTCGCTGGACTCGATTCGGCTGAGCACCGCAGACTTCCCCCGATACAGGAAGAGCTGA
- a CDS encoding efflux RND transporter permease subunit, producing the protein MNRLAKLSLRNRALILLITLSAMVFGAIATVSTKRELMPSMELPMVVVSAQYEGASPQVVENEVAAPLEQAVKGVSGITKYTSTSSNGSAQVVAEFDYGDDSQDVIRSTQQAVDQVKSALPDGVDPAVRSFSFDDFPVVMLAAGAGDGDAQALAEPLQEQVVPELESIDGVRAATVTGVRDSTVTVTPDEDELKDAGLSAGDLTNALKTSGLLTPGGNITEGDRTLTVTTGGKLESLKDVKNIWLMPGTGGAPASAAAAAPAAAGGAAAQAEPVQLKDVADVKLVADEATSITRTDGKPSLGVMITKTPEGNTVEISDAVKSKLDDLKPLLGDDADISVVWDQAPYINQSIVAMAEEGMLGLAFAIVIILAFLLSVRSTLVSAVSIPVSLLVAMIGMQAFGFSLNILTLGALTVSIGRVVDDSIVVLENIKRHIGYGEEKHTAVFNGVREVATAITSSTLTTIAVFLPIGFVGGMVGELFRPFALTVSLALAASLLVSLTIVPVLAYWFMRPRTVPPEELERIKAEEHQRELRSPLQRAYLPVIRWSTRHRILTLAASLLILVGTFGLAFSPLLKTDFLGDDGQNTYNATQELPQGTSLGEADKEAEKVEHTLKGLSYVESYQVSVGGGGGAMGPMMGGGAGTTQYTITTDPDGDQAEYKEKLRTALEDIDTDSDVVLADSSGGGSSGLEVQVKAEDRETLEKAAGMVEDAVRDIPGADDVENSIAAAQPALQVKVDGEKAADKGLTEGQIGQAVSDAFRGSKVGTATIDNVQRDMVVRVDDAPGSVSDLEKLEIATPTGGEIELSDVAKVEEVKQAPELSRTDGVRSATISASPTADDLGKVNQELNKAVDDLDLPDGATATIGGVSSDQAEAFAQLGIAMLAAIVIVFLIMVATFKSLIQPVILLVSIPFAATGSLGLLVLTGTALGLPALIGLLMLIGVVVTNAIVLIDLINQYRDEGMELREAVVEGSRHRLRPILMTALATIGALTPMALGITGGGAFVSQPLAIVVIGGLVTSTLLTLILVPVLYAMAEGRKERRAQRKQAKREADLAAQRAATAERDKEEDAEARADVSGQA; encoded by the coding sequence ATGAACCGCCTAGCGAAGCTTTCTCTGCGCAACCGGGCACTCATCCTGCTCATCACGCTGTCGGCGATGGTGTTCGGAGCGATCGCCACGGTGTCCACCAAGCGCGAGCTGATGCCGTCCATGGAACTGCCCATGGTGGTGGTCAGCGCGCAGTACGAGGGCGCCTCGCCGCAGGTGGTGGAGAACGAGGTCGCCGCACCGCTGGAGCAGGCCGTCAAGGGCGTCAGCGGCATCACCAAGTACACCTCGACCTCCAGCAACGGCTCCGCCCAGGTCGTCGCCGAGTTCGACTACGGCGACGACAGCCAGGACGTCATCCGGTCCACCCAGCAGGCGGTCGACCAGGTCAAGTCGGCGCTGCCGGACGGCGTCGACCCGGCCGTCCGCTCGTTCAGCTTCGACGACTTCCCCGTCGTGATGCTGGCGGCGGGCGCGGGCGACGGCGACGCGCAGGCGCTCGCCGAGCCGCTGCAGGAACAGGTCGTCCCCGAACTGGAGTCGATCGACGGTGTGCGCGCCGCCACGGTCACGGGTGTGCGCGACTCCACGGTCACCGTCACCCCGGACGAGGACGAGCTGAAGGACGCGGGCCTGTCGGCCGGCGACCTCACCAACGCCCTCAAGACCAGCGGTCTGCTCACACCCGGCGGGAACATCACCGAGGGCGACCGCACGCTGACGGTCACCACCGGCGGCAAGCTGGAGTCGCTCAAGGACGTCAAGAACATCTGGCTGATGCCCGGCACCGGCGGGGCACCCGCCTCGGCGGCGGCCGCCGCACCCGCAGCGGCCGGAGGGGCCGCGGCGCAGGCCGAACCGGTCCAGCTCAAGGACGTCGCCGACGTCAAGCTCGTGGCCGACGAGGCCACCAGCATCACCCGCACCGACGGCAAGCCCAGCCTCGGCGTCATGATCACCAAGACGCCCGAGGGCAACACCGTCGAGATCTCCGACGCCGTCAAGAGCAAGCTCGACGACCTCAAGCCGCTGCTCGGCGACGACGCCGACATCAGCGTCGTGTGGGACCAGGCGCCCTACATCAACCAGTCGATCGTCGCGATGGCCGAGGAGGGCATGCTCGGCCTGGCGTTCGCGATCGTCATCATCCTGGCCTTCCTGCTGTCCGTGCGCTCCACCCTGGTGTCGGCGGTGTCCATCCCGGTCTCGCTGCTCGTGGCGATGATCGGCATGCAGGCGTTCGGCTTCTCGCTGAACATCCTCACCCTGGGCGCCCTGACGGTCTCCATCGGCCGCGTCGTGGACGACTCCATCGTGGTGCTGGAGAACATCAAGCGGCACATCGGATACGGCGAGGAGAAGCACACCGCGGTGTTCAACGGTGTGCGGGAGGTCGCGACCGCGATCACCTCCTCCACGCTGACGACGATCGCCGTGTTCCTGCCGATCGGCTTCGTCGGCGGTATGGTCGGCGAGCTGTTCCGGCCGTTCGCGCTGACCGTCAGCCTCGCCCTGGCGGCGTCGCTCCTGGTGTCGCTGACCATCGTCCCGGTGCTCGCCTACTGGTTCATGCGGCCGCGCACCGTTCCGCCCGAGGAGCTGGAGCGGATCAAGGCCGAGGAGCACCAGCGCGAGCTGCGCTCCCCGCTGCAGCGCGCCTACCTGCCGGTCATCCGGTGGTCGACCCGGCACCGCATCCTCACCCTGGCCGCCTCGCTGCTGATCCTGGTGGGCACGTTCGGGCTGGCCTTCAGCCCGCTGCTGAAGACCGACTTCCTCGGTGACGACGGCCAGAACACCTACAACGCCACCCAGGAGCTGCCCCAGGGCACCTCGCTCGGCGAGGCCGACAAGGAGGCCGAGAAGGTCGAGCACACGCTCAAGGGCCTGTCCTACGTCGAGTCCTACCAGGTGTCCGTCGGCGGTGGCGGTGGCGCCATGGGCCCGATGATGGGCGGCGGTGCCGGAACCACGCAGTACACCATCACCACCGACCCCGACGGCGACCAGGCCGAGTACAAGGAGAAGCTGCGCACCGCTCTGGAGGACATCGACACCGACTCCGACGTCGTGCTCGCCGACAGCAGCGGCGGGGGCAGCTCGGGACTGGAGGTCCAGGTCAAGGCCGAGGACCGGGAGACCCTGGAGAAGGCCGCGGGGATGGTCGAGGACGCCGTCCGCGACATTCCCGGCGCCGACGACGTCGAGAACAGCATCGCCGCCGCACAGCCCGCGCTGCAGGTCAAGGTCGACGGTGAGAAGGCCGCCGACAAGGGGCTGACCGAGGGCCAGATCGGACAGGCCGTCTCGGACGCCTTCCGGGGCTCCAAGGTCGGCACCGCGACCATCGACAATGTTCAGCGCGACATGGTGGTGCGCGTCGATGATGCGCCCGGCAGCGTCAGCGACCTGGAGAAGCTCGAGATCGCGACGCCCACCGGCGGCGAGATCGAACTCTCCGACGTCGCCAAGGTGGAAGAGGTCAAGCAGGCGCCGGAGCTGTCCCGCACCGACGGCGTGCGCAGCGCGACGATCTCCGCCTCGCCGACCGCCGACGACCTCGGCAAGGTCAACCAGGAGCTGAACAAGGCCGTCGACGACCTCGACCTGCCCGACGGCGCCACCGCCACCATCGGCGGCGTCAGCTCCGACCAGGCCGAGGCGTTCGCTCAGCTGGGCATCGCCATGCTGGCCGCCATCGTGATCGTCTTCCTGATCATGGTCGCGACCTTCAAGAGCCTGATCCAGCCGGTCATCCTGCTGGTGTCGATCCCGTTCGCGGCGACCGGCTCCCTGGGGCTGCTCGTGCTGACCGGGACCGCGCTGGGGCTGCCCGCGCTGATCGGCCTGCTGATGCTGATCGGTGTCGTGGTCACCAACGCGATCGTGCTGATCGACCTGATCAACCAGTACCGAGACGAGGGCATGGAGCTGCGCGAGGCGGTCGTCGAGGGCTCGCGGCACCGGCTGCGTCCGATCCTGATGACGGCGCTGGCCACCATCGGCGCCCTCACCCCGATGGCGCTCGGCATCACCGGCGGCGGGGCGTTCGTCTCGCAGCCGCTGGCGATCGTGGTCATCGGCGGTCTGGTCACCTCCACGCTGCTCACGCTGATCCTCGTCCCGGTGCTCTACGCCATGGCCGAGGGCCGCAAGGAGCGGCGCGCCCAGCGCAAGCAGGCCAAGCGGGAGGCGGACCTCGCCGCCCAGCGCGCCGCGACCGCTGAGCGGGACAAGGAGGAGGACGCCGAGGCTCGGGCCGATGTGAGCGGCCAGGCCTGA
- a CDS encoding ATP-binding protein encodes MEERPIPYEGTAPPTRRTPPPDPEASPDAAFLTRRRFPGLANQIKHARRFVERLLDTCPELTTATLLTSELATNALTHSASGAAGGKFEITVHQAPGWARVEVRDLGSAEQPRAQHSDPYDTSEHGRGLDLVEALAAKWGTEPRRDGLGRMVWFELVWDGDKPIV; translated from the coding sequence ATGGAAGAGCGCCCCATTCCGTACGAGGGCACGGCCCCTCCCACCCGCCGCACGCCCCCGCCCGACCCGGAGGCGTCGCCCGACGCGGCCTTCCTCACCCGGCGCCGGTTCCCGGGACTGGCCAACCAGATCAAACACGCCCGCCGCTTCGTCGAACGGCTCCTGGACACGTGCCCGGAGCTGACCACCGCGACCCTGCTCACCAGTGAGCTCGCCACCAACGCCCTCACCCACAGCGCGTCCGGCGCGGCCGGAGGCAAGTTCGAGATCACCGTCCACCAGGCGCCAGGCTGGGCGCGGGTGGAGGTGCGCGACCTGGGCAGCGCGGAGCAGCCCCGTGCGCAGCACTCCGATCCCTACGACACCAGTGAGCACGGGCGCGGCTTGGACCTGGTCGAGGCGCTGGCGGCCAAGTGGGGCACCGAGCCCCGCCGCGACGGGCTGGGGCGCATGGTCTGGTTCGAGCTGGTGTGGGACGGCGACAAGCCGATCGTTTGA
- a CDS encoding PhoX family protein: MPESAPRRPLLPLIGQVGGGRSRATCRFRCGDACFHDAPNTSGNAYFGDIFTAALSRRNALRAGAVGAGVSALGLGGLGPAYADPKRGRGTRNPRLRFKSVAPNTDDKVTVPHGYDHNVVARWGDPVLPDAPEFDFENQSAAAQEKQFGYNCDYVGFRQLDADRGLLWVNHEYTNETLMFAGYTDGNDADPEQILISMAAHGGSIVEIERITGTGAWRLATGERRFNRRITAKTRMELTGPAAGAELLRTEGDPTGTEVFGMLNNCSGGMTPWGTILTCEENFNQYFVGGEDAPAEAKPALKRYGIKVEGDTRDGNRRFDRAEERFDLSRHPNEANRFGYVVEIDPTDPASTPRKRTMLGRVKHEGANPRLTRDGRVAVYMGDDERFDYMYKFVSDKKYRSGSRRHNGTLLDSGTLYVAKLTGDSPAEEIDGSGTLPSDGEFDGSGQWIPLCNATESFVEGFTVAEVLVHTRLAADAAGATKMDRPEDFEPNPVTGKVYCALTNNTSREPGQADEPNPRGPNKFGHVLEITEQGNDAGAEKFAWSVPLVCGDPDDESTYFAGFDKSKVAPISAPDNLTFDDQGNLWIATDGQGSKLGINDGLHAVPMEGRFRGELKTFATVPVGAECCGPFVTEDNLTVFLAPQHPGEDGTVESPQSTWPDRQGFPRPSVISIWHTRGKKVGR; encoded by the coding sequence GTGCCAGAATCCGCGCCTCGTCGTCCCCTGCTGCCGCTCATCGGCCAGGTCGGCGGCGGGAGATCTCGGGCGACCTGTCGATTCCGCTGTGGTGACGCGTGCTTCCACGACGCCCCCAACACCAGCGGTAACGCGTATTTCGGCGACATCTTCACCGCGGCGCTCTCGCGTCGAAACGCGCTGCGGGCGGGCGCGGTCGGTGCCGGTGTCTCGGCCCTGGGGCTGGGGGGCCTCGGCCCCGCGTACGCCGACCCGAAGCGCGGACGGGGGACCAGGAACCCGCGGCTCCGGTTCAAGAGCGTCGCACCCAACACCGATGACAAGGTCACCGTTCCCCACGGCTACGACCACAACGTCGTCGCCCGGTGGGGCGACCCGGTCCTGCCCGACGCACCCGAGTTCGACTTCGAGAACCAGAGCGCGGCGGCCCAGGAGAAGCAGTTCGGCTACAACTGCGACTACGTCGGGTTCCGCCAGCTCGACGCCGACCGCGGCCTGCTCTGGGTGAACCACGAGTACACCAACGAGACGCTGATGTTCGCCGGCTACACCGACGGCAACGACGCCGACCCGGAGCAGATCCTGATCTCCATGGCCGCCCACGGCGGTTCCATCGTCGAGATCGAGCGGATCACGGGCACCGGCGCCTGGCGGCTCGCCACCGGCGAGCGCCGCTTCAACCGCCGCATCACCGCGAAGACCCGCATGGAGCTCACCGGGCCGGCCGCCGGGGCCGAGCTGCTGCGCACCGAGGGCGACCCCACGGGCACCGAGGTCTTCGGGATGCTCAACAACTGCTCCGGCGGGATGACCCCCTGGGGCACCATCCTCACCTGCGAGGAGAACTTCAACCAGTACTTCGTGGGTGGCGAGGACGCCCCGGCCGAGGCCAAGCCCGCGCTCAAGCGCTACGGCATCAAGGTCGAGGGCGACACCCGCGACGGCAACCGCCGCTTCGACCGCGCCGAGGAGCGCTTCGACCTGTCGCGGCACCCCAACGAGGCCAACCGGTTCGGCTACGTCGTCGAGATCGACCCAACCGACCCCGCCTCCACGCCGCGCAAGCGCACCATGCTCGGCCGCGTCAAGCACGAGGGCGCCAACCCCCGGCTCACCCGCGACGGCAGGGTCGCCGTGTACATGGGCGACGACGAGCGCTTCGACTACATGTACAAGTTCGTCTCCGACAAGAAGTACCGGAGCGGCTCCCGGCGGCACAACGGCACGCTGCTGGACTCCGGCACGCTGTATGTCGCCAAGCTGACCGGCGACAGCCCCGCGGAGGAGATCGACGGCTCGGGCACGCTCCCCTCCGACGGCGAGTTCGACGGCTCCGGCCAGTGGATCCCGCTGTGCAACGCCACCGAGAGCTTCGTCGAGGGCTTCACCGTCGCCGAGGTCCTGGTGCACACGCGGCTGGCCGCCGACGCGGCGGGTGCCACCAAGATGGACCGACCGGAGGACTTCGAACCCAACCCGGTCACCGGCAAGGTCTACTGCGCGCTGACCAACAACACCTCCCGCGAGCCGGGGCAGGCCGACGAGCCCAACCCGCGCGGCCCCAACAAGTTCGGGCACGTCCTGGAGATCACCGAGCAGGGCAACGACGCGGGCGCGGAGAAGTTCGCGTGGAGCGTGCCGCTCGTCTGCGGTGACCCCGACGACGAGAGCACCTACTTCGCCGGGTTCGACAAGTCCAAGGTGGCGCCGATCTCCGCGCCGGACAACCTCACCTTCGACGACCAGGGCAACCTGTGGATCGCCACGGACGGCCAGGGCTCGAAGCTCGGCATCAACGACGGTCTGCACGCGGTCCCGATGGAGGGACGGTTCCGCGGCGAGCTCAAGACCTTCGCCACCGTTCCGGTCGGGGCCGAGTGCTGCGGCCCGTTCGTCACCGAGGACAACCTGACGGTGTTCCTGGCGCCGCAGCACCCTGGTGAGGACGGCACCGTGGAGTCTCCGCAGAGCACCTGGCCCGACCGGCAGGGCTTCCCGCGTCCCTCGGTCATCTCGATCTGGCACACGCGGGGCAAGAAGGTCGGCCGCTAA
- the cmtR gene encoding Cd(II)/Pb(II)-sensing metalloregulatory transcriptional regulator CmtR, with amino-acid sequence MVFMLTPEQRLSAIQRLGRALADPTRCRLLLALLDGPGYPAQLAEHLGLTRQNVSNHLACLRECGLVSTTARGRQVSYQLIDAALAHALNDLLRVVWGVAEEHVPPGEDVPIKVG; translated from the coding sequence ATGGTTTTCATGTTGACCCCCGAGCAGCGACTCTCCGCGATTCAGCGCCTGGGCCGCGCCCTTGCCGATCCCACCCGCTGTCGGCTCCTGCTGGCCCTGCTGGATGGTCCCGGCTACCCGGCGCAGCTCGCCGAGCACCTGGGTCTTACCCGGCAGAATGTCTCCAACCACCTCGCCTGCCTGCGGGAATGCGGGTTGGTCTCGACCACAGCGCGTGGTCGGCAAGTGAGCTACCAACTCATCGACGCGGCTCTCGCGCACGCGCTCAACGACCTGCTGCGCGTGGTGTGGGGTGTCGCCGAGGAGCACGTGCCCCCGGGCGAGGACGTGCCCATCAAGGTCGGCTGA
- a CDS encoding NDMA-dependent alcohol dehydrogenase yields the protein MMKTHAAALTEQPGRWQVIEVDLAPPQVGEVLVRFKAAGLCHSDEHTATGDMPIGRTPFIGGHEGAGVIEEVGPGVTRFAVGDRVATKFVPSCGFCAACYAGNMNLCDLGMYALAGCMPNGTYRASYKGEDVAQMTMVGTFAQRAVASEYSLVKIPDDVSYEVAALVSCGVATGWGSAENGARVSHGDTVIVMGVGGVGINAVQGAAARGAAHVIAVDPVEFKREQALLFGATDAFADIDEAADFARLVTNGQGADSAIVCVGVTTGDHVAQAFSAIAKRSTVVVTGIGDASAVGLPVNLWELSMMEKRIQGVLFGMGNPGAEVPRLLEMYKSGRLRLDELITRRYTLSEINTGYQDMYDGRNIRGVIVHDE from the coding sequence ATGATGAAGACTCACGCCGCCGCGTTGACCGAGCAGCCGGGACGCTGGCAGGTCATCGAGGTCGATCTCGCGCCTCCCCAGGTGGGGGAGGTCCTGGTCCGGTTCAAGGCCGCCGGGCTGTGCCATTCCGACGAACACACCGCCACCGGCGACATGCCGATCGGCCGGACCCCCTTCATCGGCGGGCACGAGGGTGCCGGGGTCATCGAGGAGGTCGGCCCGGGGGTCACCCGGTTCGCGGTGGGCGACAGGGTGGCCACGAAGTTCGTGCCGAGCTGCGGGTTCTGCGCCGCCTGCTACGCGGGCAATATGAACCTGTGTGACCTGGGCATGTACGCACTGGCCGGGTGCATGCCCAACGGCACCTACCGCGCCTCCTACAAGGGCGAGGACGTCGCCCAGATGACCATGGTCGGCACGTTCGCCCAGCGCGCCGTCGCCTCCGAGTACTCCCTGGTCAAGATCCCCGACGATGTCTCCTACGAGGTCGCCGCCCTGGTGAGCTGCGGGGTGGCCACCGGCTGGGGGTCGGCGGAGAACGGCGCCCGGGTCAGCCATGGCGACACCGTCATCGTGATGGGGGTCGGCGGTGTCGGAATCAACGCGGTGCAGGGCGCGGCCGCGCGCGGTGCGGCGCACGTGATCGCGGTCGATCCGGTGGAGTTCAAGCGGGAGCAGGCGCTGCTCTTCGGCGCAACGGACGCGTTCGCCGATATCGACGAGGCGGCCGACTTCGCGCGGCTGGTCACCAACGGCCAGGGTGCCGACTCCGCGATCGTCTGCGTGGGTGTCACCACGGGCGACCACGTGGCGCAGGCCTTCTCTGCGATCGCCAAGCGGTCCACGGTCGTGGTCACTGGCATCGGTGACGCCAGCGCGGTCGGGCTTCCGGTGAACCTCTGGGAGCTGTCGATGATGGAGAAGCGGATCCAGGGCGTTCTGTTCGGCATGGGCAACCCCGGGGCCGAGGTGCCGCGCCTGCTGGAGATGTACAAGTCGGGGCGGCTCAGGCTCGATGAACTGATCACGCGCCGTTACACCCTGAGCGAGATCAACACGGGATATCAGGACATGTACGACGGCAGGAACATCCGCGGAGTCATCGTGCACGACGAATAA
- the mftF gene encoding mycofactocin biosynthesis glycosyltransferase MftF (Members of this protein family, MftF, are glycosyltransferases, members of PF00535 (glycosyl transferase family 2). The encoding gene is found as part of the mycofactocin cassette, in Mycobacterium tuberculosis, many other Actinobacteria, and occasional members of other lineages. Mycofactocin itself, a putative redox carrier, is a heavily modified derivative of the C-terminal Val-Tyr dipeptide of the mycofactocin precursor MftA (TIGR03969).), producing MSPSPTSVPLPEGFGVRLDRRVRVIDSGRVVIGGSPTRVMRLSATGARAVWRWRGGQSPRGKGERALARRLVATGVAHPCVDALTRPPGRVTVVIPVRDRARQLARLLARLRETAPSTPVLVVDDASAAPEVTGNISQRFGAEIVYRTERGGAAAARNTGLERCDTEFVAFLDSDCVPEPGWLDRTLAHLTDPVVAAAAPRILALDSGDDGALAHFEAVRSPLDMGADPAGVVPGGPVAYVPSAALVVRREACPGGFDADMPVGEDVDLIWRLTDAGWAVRYEPTATVRHDHRLRLGALLARRFDYGTSAGPLAVRHGERVAPAVLSPWSATILGLALFGKPTEAAALTVAAIGLLARRMSGIRSPVPEAARMVGLGTLGSARGVLTAMGRVWTPAVLAAGALVAVRSPRVAALAGGALALPHLLEWRRSRPRLDPARWTALCVAADAAYGAGVWRGAIRERTVVPLLPRLSTARSHLRLDAAATTQRSTPATKGC from the coding sequence GTGTCGCCTTCGCCCACGTCTGTGCCTCTGCCCGAAGGGTTCGGGGTGCGCCTCGACCGGCGGGTGCGGGTCATCGATTCGGGGCGGGTGGTGATCGGTGGTTCGCCTACGCGGGTGATGCGGCTGTCGGCCACTGGGGCGCGGGCGGTCTGGAGGTGGCGGGGTGGCCAATCGCCGCGTGGGAAGGGCGAGCGGGCTCTCGCACGGCGGCTGGTGGCTACGGGAGTGGCCCACCCCTGCGTCGATGCCCTGACGCGGCCGCCGGGCCGTGTCACCGTGGTCATCCCAGTCCGCGACCGAGCGCGGCAGCTGGCGCGGTTGCTGGCCAGGCTGCGGGAGACGGCCCCCAGTACGCCGGTGCTCGTGGTGGACGACGCCTCGGCCGCGCCTGAGGTGACCGGGAACATCAGCCAACGTTTCGGCGCCGAGATCGTCTACCGGACCGAGCGGGGAGGTGCCGCGGCGGCACGCAACACCGGGCTGGAGCGCTGCGACACGGAGTTCGTCGCCTTCCTCGATTCCGACTGCGTGCCCGAGCCGGGCTGGCTGGATCGGACGCTCGCGCACCTCACCGACCCGGTGGTCGCGGCGGCCGCCCCCAGGATTCTCGCGCTGGACAGCGGTGATGACGGGGCGCTCGCCCACTTCGAGGCGGTCCGTTCGCCCCTGGACATGGGGGCGGACCCGGCCGGTGTCGTCCCCGGTGGCCCGGTCGCCTATGTCCCCTCTGCCGCGCTCGTCGTCCGCCGAGAGGCCTGCCCCGGTGGGTTCGACGCCGACATGCCGGTGGGGGAGGACGTCGACCTGATCTGGCGGCTCACCGACGCGGGATGGGCGGTGCGCTACGAGCCCACCGCGACCGTCCGGCACGACCACCGGCTGCGACTCGGGGCACTGCTCGCCCGCCGCTTCGACTACGGCACCTCGGCCGGTCCGCTGGCCGTTCGGCACGGCGAGCGGGTGGCGCCCGCCGTTCTCTCCCCGTGGAGCGCCACCATTCTCGGCCTGGCGCTGTTCGGCAAGCCCACGGAGGCGGCCGCCCTGACGGTCGCGGCGATCGGCCTGCTGGCCCGCAGGATGTCCGGAATCCGGTCTCCCGTGCCGGAAGCGGCGCGGATGGTCGGCCTCGGCACGCTCGGATCGGCGCGGGGAGTGCTTACCGCGATGGGGCGCGTCTGGACACCAGCGGTTCTGGCGGCGGGTGCGCTGGTCGCCGTCCGTTCGCCGCGTGTGGCCGCGCTGGCCGGCGGTGCGCTGGCCCTTCCCCATCTCCTGGAATGGCGACGGAGCCGCCCTCGCCTGGACCCCGCACGCTGGACGGCGCTGTGCGTCGCCGCCGACGCCGCCTATGGCGCCGGAGTGTGGCGCGGCGCCATCCGTGAGCGCACCGTCGTTCCGCTCCTCCCGCGCCTGAGTACGGCGCGTTCCCACCTACGGCTGGACGCGGCAGCCACAACACAACGGTCCACACCCGCGACAAAGGGCTGTTGA